The DNA segment TACTTCAGCCTGATGAAACCGCGGCTGATGTGGCTGCTCTGTCTGGTCGCGGCCGCGGCGATGGCGCTCGCGGCCGGCCCAGCGCTCTCGGTCGGAACGATCGTCGCCACCCTCTCCGGTGGCGTCCTCGCGATCGGCGCGAGCGGTACCTTCAATCACGTGCTCGAACGCGACGTCGACCGGCGGATGCAGCGCACCGCCGACCGGCCGCTCGCGACGGACGTCGTCTCCGTACGCAACGCCCTGGCGTTCGGCACCCTGTTGGGGATCGCCTCGCTCGCGACGTTCTACGTCTTCGTCAACGCGCTCGCCGCCGTGCTCGGGCTGACGGCGATCGTCTTCTACAGCGTGATCTACACGCTCGTGCTGAAGCCGAACACCGTCCAGAACACGGTGATCGGCGGCGCGGCGGGCGCGCTACCCGCGCTGATCGGCTGGGCCGCCGCCACCGGCGAGATCGGCCTGCCCGCGCTCGTGCTCGCGGGCGTGATCTTCTGCTGGACGCCCGCGCACTTCTACAACCTCGCGCTCGCCTACAAGGACGACTACGAGCGCGGCGGCTTCCCGATGATGCCCGTGGTTCGGGGCGAGCGCACCACCCGAAAGCAGATCGTCGTCTATCTCGGGGCGACGCTGATCGGCGCGAGCCTGCTCGCCGCGGTCGACACCCTCGGCTGGCTGTTCGCGGCGACGAGCGTCGTCTTCGGCGGCGTGTTCCT comes from the Halalkalicoccus sp. CG83 genome and includes:
- a CDS encoding heme o synthase is translated as MGVYLLVIVGATTALTDAAAACPTWPACHGSLLPDGGAATLAWLHRVVALVVGLGVLVTAVVGFRAEPSTRIRAALALSAVLYPVQIGIGALAATAGTPATISAIHLLVGTAIFGGLLVALAWTLERRFPTRERDEPLTKTGDPDTPTTGEPTAVESMSTENGVRTTLLAYFSLMKPRLMWLLCLVAAAAMALAAGPALSVGTIVATLSGGVLAIGASGTFNHVLERDVDRRMQRTADRPLATDVVSVRNALAFGTLLGIASLATFYVFVNALAAVLGLTAIVFYSVIYTLVLKPNTVQNTVIGGAAGALPALIGWAAATGEIGLPALVLAGVIFCWTPAHFYNLALAYKDDYERGGFPMMPVVRGERTTRKQIVVYLGATLIGASLLAAVDTLGWLFAATSVVFGGVFLWAVLRLHREQSRGAAMRSFHASNAYLGMLLFAIIADALVL